In one window of Harpia harpyja isolate bHarHar1 chromosome 11, bHarHar1 primary haplotype, whole genome shotgun sequence DNA:
- the SLC39A3 gene encoding zinc transporter ZIP3 yields MKIMVAKVLCLLGICVLMLAGSLLPVKIIEADYEKAHRSKKVLALCNSFGGGVFLATCFNALLPAVRGKLDEVLRQGNVTTDYPVAETIMMVGFFVTVFVEQLMLTFQKEKPSFIDLETFNAGSDVGSDSEYESPFIASSRGRTLYSEHGHHSHSHSLNIQELSRSSPLRLIGLMFALCTHSIFEGLALGLQEEGGKVMSLFLGVAIHETLVAVALGISMAKTSLPLKDAVKMAVTVSLMIPLGISIGMGIESTQNAASNITSLLLQGIAGGTFLFITFFEILAKELEDKNDRLLKVLFLVLGYAALAGLVFFKW; encoded by the exons ATGAAGATCATGGTTGCCAAAGTGCTGTGTCTGCTGGGCATCTGTGTCCTCATGCTGGCTGGGTCCCTCCTCCCCGTCAAGATAATTGAGGCCGATTATGAGAAAGCTCATCGCTCCAAGAAGGTCCTTGCCCTCTGCAATTCTTTTGGAGGAGGGGTCTTCCTGGCCACCTGCTTCAATGCCTTGCTGCCTGCTGTCAGAGGAAAG CTTGATGAAGTTCTCAGGCAGGGGAATGTGACCACGGACTACCCGGTGGCTGAGACCATCATGATGGTTGGCTTCTTTGTGACGGTCTTTGTGGAGCAGCTCATGTTGACCTTCCAGAAGGAAAAGCCCTCCTTCATTGACTTAGAGACCTTCAATGCCGGTTCAGATGTCGGGAGTGACTCTGAATACGAGAGTCCCTTCATTGCATCTTCCCGAGGGCGCACATTGTACAGTGAACATGGTCACCACTCCCACAGCCACAGCCTGAATATCCAGGAGCTCTCCCGCTCCAGCCCCTTGCGGCTCATCGGGCTGATGTTTGCTTTGTGTACGCATTCCATCTTTGAGGGACTGGCCCTGGGCTTGCAGGAGGAGGGTGGCAAAGTCATGAGCTTGTTCCTCGGAGTTGCAATTCACGAGACGCTGGTAGCGGTGGCATTGGGCATCAGCATGGCCAAGACCTCGTTGCCACTGAAGGATGCTGTGAAGATGGCTGTGACGGTGAGCCTGATGATTCCTCTGGGCATTAGCATTGGGATGGGGATTGAAAGCACCCAAAATGCAGCCAGCAACATtacttccctgctcctgcaagGCATTGCAGGGGGCACTTTCCTGTTCATCACCTTCTTTGAGATCCTTGCGAAGGAGTTGGAAGACAAGAATGACCGTCTCTTGAAGGTTCTCTTTCTGGTGCTGGGCTACGCAGCTCTGGCTGGGCTGGTCTTCTTCAAGTGGTGA